In Juglans microcarpa x Juglans regia isolate MS1-56 chromosome 4S, Jm3101_v1.0, whole genome shotgun sequence, a single window of DNA contains:
- the LOC121261869 gene encoding squalene epoxidase 3-like, protein MPPESQVNSCSYKSTHSHAHLHAQTQPYLLHHRCVVISLYKASLPPKFSLVLHHKFSPPTSILLGRTRTRAGIASRVEGETEDLIQPICSSSFSSSGSHCFIPLKTMMAIDQHMLWAFFASLFGFVLLYSLGRWNCSNANKKRLKKKSFPEECAKQSFGDGESRPLEGSGTDVIIVGAGVAGAALAYTLGKDGRRVHVIERDLTEPDRIVGELLQPGGYLKLIELGLEDCVEEIDAQRVVGYALFKDGKNARLSYPLEKFHSDVAGRSFHNGRFIQRMREKATTLPNVQLEQGTVTSLLEGNGTIKGVQYKTKDGQEHKAYAPLTIVCDGCFSNLRRSLCYPKVDVPSCFVGLVLENCKLPFANHGHVILADPSPILFYPISSTEVRCLVDVPGQKLPSVANGEMANYLKTVVAPQIPAELKEAFISAVDKGNIRTMPNRSMPADPLPTPGALLMGDAFNMRHPLTGGGMTVALSDIVILRDLLKPLRDLNDAPSLSKYLESFYTLRKPVASTINTLAGALYKVFSSSPDQARKEMRQACFDYLSLGGIFSTGPVALLSGLNPRPLNLVLHFFAVAVYGVGRLLLPFPSPKGMWIGARLISSASSIIFPIIKAEGVRQMFFPATVSAYYRAPPIKQDIQKDMAEIK, encoded by the exons ATGCCACCAGAATCCCAAGTTAACAGTTGCTCCTATAAATCCACCCATTCACATGCACATTTACATGCACAGACACAACCATATCTTCTTCACCATCGCTGCGTTGTAATCTCTCTCTATAAAGCCTCGTTGCCTCCTAAATTCTCACTTGTTCTACACCATAAATTCTCACCACCCACATCCATATTACTTGGAAGAACCAGAACAAGAGCAGGTATTGCGAGCAGGGTAGAGGGTGAAACGGAGGATTTGATCCAACCCATttgttcttcctctttttcttcatctggGTCTCATTGTTTCATCCCGCTGAAGACAATGATGGCTATCGACCAGCACATGCTCTGGGCCTTCTTTGCCTCCCTGTTCGGCTTCGTTCTTCTCTACTCTCTCGGTCGTTGGAATTGTAGCAATGCCAACAAGAAACGGCTCAAGAAGAAGAGCTTTCCGGAAGAATGCGCGAAACAGAGCTTTGGCGATGGAGAATCTCGCCCATTGGAGGGCTCCGGCACTGACGTTATCATCGTCGGCGCCGGTGTAGCGGGTGCCGCCCTCGCTTACACCCTCGGCAag GACGGAAGACGGGTTCATGTGATTGAAAGAGACTTGACAGAGCCAGACCGAATTGTCGGTGAACTTCTGCAGCCTGGGGGATACCTAAAACTAATTGAATTAGGCCTTGAAG ATTGCGTCGAGGAAATTGATGCTCAGCGAGTGGTTGGATATGCTCTCTTCAAGGATGGGAAAAATGCTAGACTGTCTTACCCTTTGGAAAAGTTTCATTCAGATGTGGCTGGAAGGAGCTTCCACAACGGGCGTTTTATACAAAGGATGAGAGAAAAAGCTACCACTCTTCCCAA TGTGCAATTGGAACAAGGTACAGTTACATCCCTGCTTGAAGGAAATGGGACCATTAAGGGGGTTCAGTACAAAACGAAGGATGGCCAAGAACATAAAGCTTATGCTCCTCTTACAATTGTGTGTGATGGTTGCTTCTCAAATCTGCGCCGCTCTCTTTGTTACCCTAAG GTAGACGTGCCATCTTGTTTTGTGGGTTTAGTCTTGGAGAACTGTAAACTTCCATTTGCAAATCATGGACATGTCATTTTAGCCGACCCTTCACCCATCTTGTTTTATCCAATCAGTAGTACTGAGGTTCGCTGTTTGGTTGATGTACCTGGTCAGAAATTACCTTCTGTTGCTAATGGCGAAATGGCCAACTATTTGAAAACGGTGGTGGCTCCACAg ATTCCAGCTGAGCTTAAGGAGGCCTTCATATCTGCAGTTGATAAAGGAAATATTAGAACCATGCCAAATAGAAGCATGCCAGCGGATCCACTTCCTACTCCCGGAGCTCTTCTAATGGGTGATGCTTTCAACATGCGGCATCCTCTAACTGGTGGTGGGATGACTGTGGCACTTTCTGATATTGTCATACTCCGAGATCTTCTTAAGCCACTGCGTGACCTGAATGATGCACCTTCATTGTCCAAGTATCTTGAATCCTTTTACACCTTGCGAAAG CCGGTGGCGTCTACAATAAATACTCTGGCTGGTGCCCTCTACAAGGTGTTTTCTTCTTCACCTGATCAGGCAAGGAAGGAGATGCGCCAAGCATGTTTTGACTATTTAAGCCTTGGAGGCATATTTTCAACAGGACCGGTAGCTTTACTCTCTGGTCTAAACCCGCGTCCATTAAATTTAGTTCTTCATTTCTTTGCGGTTGCAGTATATGGTGTTGGTCGTCTGCTACTACCATTTCCTTCACCCAAAGGCATGTGGATTGGAGCTAGGTTGATTTCG AGTGCATCCAGTATAATATTTCCCATCATCAAGGCAGAAGGAGTGAGACAGATGTTCTTCCCTGCAACCGTTTCAGCATACTATAGAGCTCCTCCTATCAAGCAAGACATCCAAAAGGATATGGCAGAGATCAAGTAG